The sequence NNNNNNNNNNNNNNNNNNNNNNNNNNNNNNNNNNNNNNNNNNNNNNNNNNNNNNNNNNNNNNNNNNNNNNNNNNNNNNNNNNNNNNNNNNNNNNNNNNNNNNNNNNNNNNNNNNNNNNNNNNNNNNNNNNNNNNNNNNNNNNNNNNNNNNNNNNNNNNNNNNNNNNNNNNNacgcgctaatctcaggaactaccggtctaaactgaaaaattctttttgcgttggatagccctatgttcgtggagtgctataggctatatatcatcacgctatacccaatgggagcggagcagtaatagctaatctcaggaactaccggttcaaattgaaaaattctttttgtgttggacagccctttggtcgtggagtgctataggctatatatcatcacgctatacaaaatgggagcggagcagtaatagctaatctcaggaactaccggttcaaactgaaaaattatttttgtgttggatagccctttggtcgtggagtgctataggctatatatcatcacgctataccaaatgggagcggagcagtaatagctaatctcaggaactaccggttcaaattgaaaaattctttttgtgttaaatagccctttggtcatggagtgctataggctatatatcatcacgctatacccaatgggagcggagcagtggtagctaatctcaggaactaccggttcgaactgaaaaattatttttgtgttgaatagccctttatttgtggagtgctataggctatatatcatcacgctatgactaataggagcggagcagtaatggctaatctcaggaacaaccggtttgaactgaaaaatatttttgtgttggatagacctttgttcctggagtgctataggctatatatcatcacgctatgaccgataggagcgtagcagtaatgaaacatgttgcaaaaacggggaaaatgtattaattagtttttagagcatccgctgcgtgcgctgcgtaaagggttaaagtaattcaacaataatgtatgacgggattgttcttcttaaagagttctacaaaaatatattataaaccaaagtcccccgctgcatctgtctgcctgaacgtgttaaactcaaaaactatccaacgtattaagatgacatttggtatggagacagtttgagaccctgggaagaacataggctcccaggaaattatacagcgtgacttttataatggaaaactttagcccgaaaaactttataacgcgggcggagtcgcgggcaaaagctaatatattataaatgcaaaagtttgtgaggttGGATGTATGTACATGTGTTTgaagaacaaacaaaaaaccactgaaaggatttggatgaaactttacagtaatattggttatacatcagaacaactcataggctacaatttataatgattttgtgtaatttggtcataatataagtaatagtagtcataatatacatatcaagtaagtcagaaaatCTTATCTATCTTGGCATAAGCTGCCCAAATcattggagttagacaaagatgttGTACcataggattgtttgtcttaaatagttctaaatggAAGTCTGCGACAGCATATatataccttttatgtggatgcaattatgaccaaaatagtgagccataaatataattaaattgaatatgttttttagtgggacttttattccggaaaatccTTCATGCGGttaaagccgcgagcaaaagctagttctttattaaatattcatatatatttaacactACCCACATATATCAGGATCATAGTTGTTGAGTAAACCCTAGCCTTGACCGACACAATTGCGCAGTAGGTACACCAGaacatgaaatatataaataactttgaGGTACTGGCCTGTCTATTTCattctaatatataattttacatttgttacACTGGCTGTAATATAATGCTAATTGAAACATGGTGTCTGTAACACACCACAGCTGAGTACCAGATAAATATTGTATGAGAAACAAACTCTTGCTTATGATATGAGAAATCTAACATGTAACAAATTTTGAACACCATAAACCCACATATTATGTGCTGAATGCAAGTTATATCTTTGCTTTCACAGAGGCAAATGGAAATGGAGTATATTGTGCTGTCTCCCTAGTGTCCTGTGATTTACCTTGTTACAAATACATTCTCTGATATTATGTGTATAACAAAATCCATGGGTTTCTTGTTACCTTGTCATATGTGAGTCGTCTAAACATGGACATCCTGCCAGCTGCCACCGAGCGCTCTTTAATTTTATCTGACACCTTGGAACCGACCCACAGAGAGTCAGCACTTGCTTGCAGCATAGTCAATGGGGTCACTCCACGCAGGTTGGGTACATCCAGACTTGCATCACCCTGAGTACAACAGTGACATTACTAATGTGTATAATGTACAGGACACAGGTGGATACAGTAAGTGAGTTAGTATGTGAGACAGAGGTGTAGACTCACATAGAGTATGAGCGTGGAGATGGCGGTGGTGTTGCGCGCGAGGATGGCCCAGTGCAGCGCGGTGTTGCCATGCGCTCGGTCTGTCGGGTGCGGCGCCGCGCCCAACGTCAGCAGCAGTCTTGTGGGGTCCACAGCCGACACCTTCCAGCAGGACCACATGAGCGCCGTCATGCCGCCCGCGTCCGGCGCGTCCACAGGCACACCGCGCGCCACCAGGTACGCCACCACAGCCGTGTGCCCGAACTGTGCAGCCAAATGGAGACAAGCACAGCCCTCCGCATCACGCAGCGACGGGTCGGCGCCGGCGCGCACCAGCAGCACAGTGGCGTCCAGGTGGCCTTGCCGCGTGGCCCAATGCAGCGGCGTCGACTGTAGCTCGCCTCCGATAGCATCCACGTGCGCGCCCTTCGCCAACAAATACTGGATGATCTCGCGGCGGTTGTTGATAGCCGCCCAGTGCAACAGTGTGACCGTTTCGCCATCAGGACGATTCACGTCCCAACCGGCTTCGACCAGTTCCTTGACACGCGTAAACGCGCCATACTGCGTTGCCTTAACAATATCAAAGCCACTATAGTCGCGCTCgaggggcggcggcggcggatcCCGAGGCGCCGGTGGATCGCGCTCCGTTTGGGCAGTGCCGCATTGGCCAGTAGCGGCAGCGCCGCATGTGCTGTCATACATCGCTCAAACTGTGGGCTCGTCTTTCTTCATTGTAAAATCCACgatcatgaaaaatatttgtcctaGATCTTTTAACTTCGTCTTTGAAAATATCATCCGACCATGCACTGACAGATTGAGTCGCAGATCCAAACACGATTTATTGACATTCTTATTCGACcacagatatttattttttatttcattccatGGGCCACAGATAATAATAGCCATAGACATCTTTTGTAATTAGTCCTCAAGAAATGGGCGAAGAACAATAAACATGCTGCCAAATCGTAACTAACATTTGTGGGCGAAGcgtcgaataaaaaaaaaacattagaaatatgtatacatttatgATTACGATTATACGCAGATTTTcagagacaaaataaaaaatagagtttTGACAATAGGGTacttgacttatttttttatatcttttaaaaaatatgtaggtacgtagtatataaattctaaaacaaaaaatctaaaatccacaagttataagaAATTCTGTAGTAGGGGTAAGTGTCAAAAACAGAAAACAGATGAAATACTTGTattgacgtcagcgggcattacgattCATGCGAaggaaagagatggagcgatatctcCACTCCAGCACGTCaccatatttgaaatttgaattaccgCCTCATTTCtgatcgaattttaatgctgttttcatgCATTTGGTGTGAAGACCAAGCACAcgagaattgcctcgggggggaaTAATGTCCTTTAAGGCGCCATCAAATAAGTCGCGCGGCTGCTGCCCAGTATTTCACTACATATATTCGTTTCTATACGTAATGACAAGTTTTTAGAATTAGATCTGCTAGCGTAGATCGCCAGCAATTCAAGTACTCAATATTGTTAGACTTCGATCGATCTACACTGAAAAGCTAAAGTATAAGTATATGATGCAGATTTGTTGTCAAGGTGGGCAGGGTGTATCGTAGCGCACGTATAATATACAGGgaaattttgacattgcgttactaaataaaaccacatactatcttcacctttgctgacattgtgtcaaaaatcatccactaataacgaatatttataGCAAAACTTCTGGTTTAAGTTTTATGATTttctgatcattttgtagtttagtataaatatgttgtatatgcgagtgtatttctgactgagtCATGGAGTTAATAGACTGTGCCTAGTGTAGAATGTTTTGCTAAATCTGACTGTGTCATTTGAAAcctacactatttttattttagttttacatgTACGGCTTAAGtatgtaacttattgtaaagtgttatttctaagtagataagtatgtggttaaATTTAGTTACTCCAATTTACTGAAATCACAAAAACGTCTCTTGAATtggcattttttaaaatactccctcaaaaataaaaataaattaactacgGAATCCTTGCTTTCGaagacaaaaatgttttttcagtagatttttcatcaattgtaatatacttacttttgAGTTTATATCGCCAGTGATCTCAATAATCGTTTTTCTTTTACCTTGAAGCTCCAAGTTAACGGTGTTTAATGAGGTGTTTAAATGCGTTATGACGTATGCCAAAAATGATAAATGAATCAACCATAtccatttttaaccgacttcaaaaaaaggaggaggtccTCAATTccacttttttataattgttaaatcaGAAcgtttgactgggtgaaccgattttaacgattctttttttattcgaaagctGATACTTCCTGTGTGGTCACATATAAATGTCATTGTTGTTGGACCCTTGACAtcggagatacatcagaaaactcttaaaattatGGCGTCAACGTATACTTACTGATTTTTTCTAacacaaaaaatgtatacagcctttaaaaaccactaaaaaaaaatttaacgttAGGTACGTAAGTATATAAtgattaccaattttggagtctgtgcctaataaaaaataaacattagtcATATAAATTGCTAGtaaagctagataaatacatacaaatgtacgaaaacaatgtttaatttttactaggcaccaactccaaaattggaaacaagtatataggtaataaaaaaatattttttggtttttaatggtttttaaagcggtataattttttatttttcaccatCCGAGTGTTACCACCTCTTTCGTTCAGAAAAACTATTATTTCGAGCAATAATTCTTGAATCTTTCTAGGAATTTTCCGCGACTAAAGCACCTAACGTCCGTGTGAAGAACTAATTCAGTGTGTTGCAGATTCATTATCTTCTAACTGCAATTTAAGGAGCTGTCGTAGCAAGCCACGGGCTCGGCTGGAATTCATATTTGTTTTGCAATGCCCATCATCATCTCCATATCTACAACTTTGGTGTCAGTTTTGGCTAGAGCTTATGTATATACGTGCACGGCTCCgcgaccgcactgcacctgctAGGGGAGTAGAGTAGTCGGGCctgatagaatgtcgactgacaaaagaTGATTACTCTGTAATTATGTGTATGTAATGATTAAAtggacattaatttatttgttgattaTTTATAACGCTGCAGAATACTACATATTacgtaatcttttattaatacgAAACGGCccttcctttttatttattatcatcaaCCTGGACGAATAATGTCGAGAAACATGACaacgtaatatatttaatttttaatacgaaCAATTTAGCCTGCTCAACGCTCGTCATTACTACCTCAAGtggtaattaaaacaaaatgccCGCAGCTACTATTTGTCCACTTCGTAGCATCAATAATTTCAGTGTACGTATTTACGTACGTAAATTTCCTCAATATAGGTGCTCCATCTCTTTCTCATTATAATAGCTAAGATTGTAATTTAAACGGTTAAGCTTTGctctaagaaaatattattgcttttaatttagGAGCAGTTCTAATATtggaattttctaaaattataaaagttactgCCATTGCAATAGGggaagtagttttttttattgacctatttacaaaacttaataatttgAATCGCTTTTTGTAAAGATACCAAAATgctaattaaaacatattatagccTTTCACCATTCCATatgataacattttacaggaCATCACAGAGTAGCTTGTACAAGTAGTACTGCATTTCACTAGATTCTtttcgtaaaatttattttatcgacGTATAGTCCAGCTCCAGCGCAGTTGACGTGCG is a genomic window of Manduca sexta isolate Smith_Timp_Sample1 chromosome 22, JHU_Msex_v1.0, whole genome shotgun sequence containing:
- the LOC119190221 gene encoding palmitoyltransferase Hip14-like gives rise to the protein MYDSTCGAAATGQCGTAQTERDPPAPRDPPPPPLERDYSGFDIVKATQYGAFTRVKELVEAGWDVNRPDGETVTLLHWAAINNRREIIQYLLAKGAHVDAIGGELQSTPLHWATRQGHLDATVLLVRAGADPSLRDAEGCACLHLAAQFGHTAVVAYLVARGVPVDAPDAGGMTALMWSCWKVSAVDPTRLLLTLGAAPHPTDRAHGNTALHWAILARNTTAISTLILYGDASLDVPNLRGVTPLTMLQASADSLWVGSKVSDKIKERSVAAGRMSMFRRLTYDKVTRNPWILLYT